TTTTCGTTGAAAGGGGTGCGATGAGAATCGATCCGCCGCGAGCGTGCCGGGGTGACCGTCGCTCGGGCTCGCCTCCAGTGTGCCCCTAAACGGTTAGAAAGTAAACGTGATGACACGCACTATACTGATAGGCATGGTCAATCAAAGCTATCAGCCGTCGATCGGCGGACTCCGCGCCTTCGTCGCCGTCGCGAAGAAGCTCCACTTCGGAACGGCAGCAACGGATCTCGGTGTGAGTCAACCCTCACTGTCCCAGGCCCTCGCGGGTCTCGAAGCGGGCCTCGGACTCCAGCTGGTGGAACGCACAACACGACGAGTGATGCTCACTCCCGAGGGTGCGCGGCTGCTCCCCGCGGCCATCGCCGCCTGTGACGCGGTCGACGACTTTCTGCTCGACGCGGCAGGGGATCTGGATCCGCTCGTGGGTCGGCTGCGCCTCGGATTCATTCCGACCATCGCGCCGTACATCCTGCCGCGAGTGCTGAGGGGACTGGCGTCGAGGCGTCCGTCTCTCGACCTGATGGTGATAGAGGACCAGACGGATCGGCTGCTCGGACAACTGCGTGACGGGACTCTCGACGCCGCGGTGCTCGCGTTGCCGACCGGTGTCGCGACGTTGGGCGAGGTCACGATGTACGACGAGGACTTCCTGTTGGCGCTGCCTGCTGATCATCCGCTCGCGGGGCGTAAACGGCTGTCACCGCAGCTGCTCGCCGACCTGCCGTTGCTGCTGCTCGACGAAGGCCACTGCATGCGGGACCAGGCCCTCGACGTGTGTCAGAGCGCAGGCGTACAGCCCGATCTTCAGCAGACGCGTGCCGCGTCGCTGACCACGGCCGTGCAGTGTGTCGAAGGCGGACTCGGCGTCACGCTGATACCGAAGACGTCGGTAGCGGTGGAGACCGCCGCCGGTGCACTCGCCGTCGCGGAGTTCGCGCGGCCGCGACCCGGCCGCCGGATCGGCCTGGTCTACCGACAGTCGTCGGGACGTGCCGACGCGTACCGCGCCTTGGCGGCCGACATCACCGAGCTCGTTGCCCAGAGCGGTGACGTCACCGTTCCCGTCAGACCTGCGCACCCGTGAGCTCGGCCCACTCGTCGAGCAGGCTGGAGTCCACCCCGCGGATGAGCGCACCGAGTTCGTCGGTGAGGTCTTCGATCTCGTCGGTGACGGCCGACATCGGCAGACCGTTCGACAACGCTCGGTAGCAATCCGTCAAGTACCGCAGTACAACACCTTCGCTGCGGGCCAGGCCGAACTGGGAGATCAACTCGGCGAATGTCATCGACCGTTCGCGCATGTGTCGAAGGACGGATTTGCACGACGGTGTCGAGCCTGCGAGCCACGGGTGGCCCCGCTTGTAGACCTCGTACGCGAAACCGATCTCCTCGGCGAGCGGCTGCGGCCAGGTGATCTCCTCGAGGCGCTCCATCCGCTCCTCGTACTCGATGCCGTCGGCCTTCATCTCGGCGATCGCCGCATCACGGGCCGCCTTGCGCTGGGCGATGAGCACGGGACGGGGATCCTCGAGGATGCTCTCGACAACGGACACTACGTCGAGTGTGTAGGTCGAGGATTCCTTGTCGAGAAGCTCGAACGCCGCGACGGCGAAGGCCGACAGCGGGTTGGTGAGTGCGAAGTTCTCCGGCAGATCGACCGACAGCTCCACGTTCTTGCCGTCGGGCGCGGGACTGTCGAGTCTGGTGACGATGCCCGTCTCGCACAGGTCACGGTAGAGCGCGATCGTGTGCTTGATGTGGCGCAACTGACGGTTGCGCGGTTCGTGGTTCTCCTCGAGCAGATGACGGAGTGCGGCGAAGCAGTCGCCTGGCCGCTCCATGACCTCCATGAGCATGGCGGTCGTCATCCGGAAATGGGAGCGCATCTCTTCGTCCGGAGCGTCGATCAGGGTGGTGAACGTCTGCTCACCCCAGCTCACGAAGCCCTCCGGTGCTTTGCGTCGCACCATCTTCTTCAGCTTCTTCGGATCGTCGCCGGCTTTGGCGAGCGCACGGGCGTTCTCGACGTCGTGATCGGGCGCCTGGGCCACGACGTATCCGACGGTGTCGTACCCGGCGCGTCCTGCGCGTCCGGCGATCTGATGGAACTCGCGGGCTCGCAGGCGTCGGACCCGGTTGCCGTCGTATTTGGTGAGGCCGGCGAACAACACGGTGCGGATCGGAACGTTGATCCCGACCCCGAGGGTGTCTGTGCCGGCGACGACCTTGAGGAGTCCGGCCTGTGCGAGGCGTTCGACGAGGCGGCGGTACCGGGGGAGCATGCCCGCGTGGTGCACACCGATGCCCGAGCGCAGAAGCTTGCTGAGGGTGCCGCCGAATCCGGTGCTGAACGCGAAGTCACCGATCGCCTCGACGATCGCGGCCTTCT
This genomic window from Gordonia sp. PDNC005 contains:
- a CDS encoding hydrogen peroxide-inducible genes activator; this translates as MVNQSYQPSIGGLRAFVAVAKKLHFGTAATDLGVSQPSLSQALAGLEAGLGLQLVERTTRRVMLTPEGARLLPAAIAACDAVDDFLLDAAGDLDPLVGRLRLGFIPTIAPYILPRVLRGLASRRPSLDLMVIEDQTDRLLGQLRDGTLDAAVLALPTGVATLGEVTMYDEDFLLALPADHPLAGRKRLSPQLLADLPLLLLDEGHCMRDQALDVCQSAGVQPDLQQTRAASLTTAVQCVEGGLGVTLIPKTSVAVETAAGALAVAEFARPRPGRRIGLVYRQSSGRADAYRALAADITELVAQSGDVTVPVRPAHP
- a CDS encoding DUF3516 domain-containing protein; the protein is MYPHQEESLLELVSGSNVILATPTGSGKSLVASGAIYFARCRGQRAYYTAPIKALVSEKFFDLCEQFGAENVGLATGDASVNSDAPIVCATAEIVANIALREGPESDIGVLVADEFHYYGESDRGWAWQVPLIELPNTQFLLMSATLGDTSFFVDDLTKRTGRATVPVTGVERPVPLEHRYAMTPIHETIEELVSVGRAPVYVVHFTQQQAVERGQALLSAKLCTKEEKAAIVEAIGDFAFSTGFGGTLSKLLRSGIGVHHAGMLPRYRRLVERLAQAGLLKVVAGTDTLGVGINVPIRTVLFAGLTKYDGNRVRRLRAREFHQIAGRAGRAGYDTVGYVVAQAPDHDVENARALAKAGDDPKKLKKMVRRKAPEGFVSWGEQTFTTLIDAPDEEMRSHFRMTTAMLMEVMERPGDCFAALRHLLEENHEPRNRQLRHIKHTIALYRDLCETGIVTRLDSPAPDGKNVELSVDLPENFALTNPLSAFAVAAFELLDKESSTYTLDVVSVVESILEDPRPVLIAQRKAARDAAIAEMKADGIEYEERMERLEEITWPQPLAEEIGFAYEVYKRGHPWLAGSTPSCKSVLRHMRERSMTFAELISQFGLARSEGVVLRYLTDCYRALSNGLPMSAVTDEIEDLTDELGALIRGVDSSLLDEWAELTGAQV